The following coding sequences lie in one Clupea harengus chromosome 23, Ch_v2.0.2, whole genome shotgun sequence genomic window:
- the ccr10 gene encoding C-C chemokine receptor type 10, which yields MAPEDNYDNVTLSGYPTIRDVLDDYDDYFNFTSAGDEYLFTPCFDGDDDSTLAGWQTVFYILVFLLGIMGNSLVVATFARYWRTRLRSLTDAFLLHLALSDLQLLLTLPLQAWEALRGEWPLSGALCKLTKGLWSVNTYSGLLLLACISAERYSVVVHRSGASRRGKSGGVCCHRPMRLQAVAACLSVALAAVALSVPDFMFSEVELNSRMCGLNVWVKGAAPHVKMMLSGSMIAGFCVPFAVMATCYTAIGRVLAQGHKQAHSRGHGQSWRRQRTLRLMVALVLLFLLFQLPYTLVLGLKLAVSWRSCALLLGESVTRSLAYTRCCLNPILYALVGVRFRNDVLRLLRDAGCLCLSPLLTPDPDSGSSVSPPPTMSMQLSPKSPTPLLTPLNIATPTCQRKVFVYPPLSSHHT from the exons ATGGCCCCTGAAGACAACTATGATAACGTAACTCTTTCTGGTTACCCCACCATCAGAG ACGTGCTTGACGACTATGATGATTACTTCAACTTCACCTCTGCTGGCGATGAGTATCTGTTCACTCCATGTTTCGATGGCGACGATGACAGCACCCTGGCAGGCTGGCAGACGGTGTTTTACATTCTGGTCTTCCTGCTGGGCATTATGGGTAACTCCCTGGTCGTCGCCACATTTGCCCGCTACTGGCGTACCCGTCTGCGCAGCCTGACGGACgccttcctcctccacctggcgctgtcagacctgcagctgctgctcaCGCTGCCCCTGCAGGCCTGGGAGGCACTGCGTGGTGAGTGGCCGTTAAGTGGCGCCCTTTGCAAGCTCACCAAGGGCCTGTGGTCGGTGAACACCTACAGCGGCCTGCTCCTGCTAGCCTGCATTAGCGCCGAGCGCTACTCCGTCGTGGTGCACCGCTCGGGGGCATCGCGTCGGGGGAAGAGCGGTGGTGTGTGCTGCCATCGTCCCATGAGGCTACAGGCCGTGGCAGCTTGCCTGAGCGTGGCGCTGGCCGCCGTTGCGTTGAGTGTTCCCGACTTCATGTTCTCCGAGGTGGAGCTGAACAGCAGGATGTGTGGGCTCAACGTGTGGGTCAAGGGTGCCGCCCCGCATGTCAAGATGATGCTGAGCGGCTCCATGATCGCCGGCTTCTGCGTGCCCTTCGCCGTCATGGCGACCTGCTACACGGCCATCGGCCGGGTCCTGGCGCAGGGTCACAAGCAGGCCCACAGCCGCGGGCACGGGCAGAGTTGGCGTCGGCAGAGGACCCTCCGCCTCATGGTGGCGCTGGTGCTTCTCTTCCTGCTCTTTCAGTTGCCCTATACGCTGGTCCTGGGGCTGAAGCTGGCAGTCAGCTGGCGTTCCTGCGCACTCCTGCTGGGGGAGAGCGTCACCCGCAGCCTGGCATACACGCGGTGCTGCCTCAACCCCATCCTCTACGCGCTGGTGGGCGTGCGCTTCCGTAACGACGTGCTGCGGCTGCTGCGGGACGccggctgcctctgcctctcgccgctgctgacccctgaccccgacAGCGGCAGCTCGGTCTCGCCACCCCCCACCATGTCCATGCAGCTGTCCCCGAAGTCACCCACACCCCTCCTGACGCCGCTCAATATTGCCACGCCAACCTGCCAACGCAAAGTGTTTGTGTATCCGCCCCTTTCATCTCATCACACCTGA